One genomic window of Medicago truncatula cultivar Jemalong A17 chromosome 1, MtrunA17r5.0-ANR, whole genome shotgun sequence includes the following:
- the LOC25484062 gene encoding probable serine/threonine-protein kinase PBL7 isoform X1 → MGWIPCSGGSNTKKKKIKKKKLEEVQDMRDAPIKVVSQPQGIAKHNMLSTYTSRVTTLPYWKLKKNSSMNSRNSSKNGDSEHIAAQTFPFRELATATRNFRADCLLGEGGFGRVYKGHLESSNQTVAIKQLDRNGLQGNREFLVEVLMLSLLHHPNLVNLIGYCADGDQRLLVYEYMPLGSLEDHLHDISPGKKRLDWSTRMKIAAGAAKGLEYLHDKANPPVIYRDLKCSNILLGEGYHPKLSDFGLAKVGPVGENTHVSTRVMGTYGYCAPEYAMTGQLTLKSDVYSFGVVLLEIITGRKAIDNSKCAAEQNLVAWARPLFKDRRKFTQMADPMLQGQYPSRGIYQALAVAAMCVQEQANMRPVIADVVTALSYLASQRYEPNTQTVQSSRLGPGTPPRTRRGV, encoded by the exons ATGGGTTGGATTCCATGTTCTGGAGGTTCTAATActaagaagaaaaagataaagaagaagaaattggaGGAAGTGCAGGATATGCGTGATGCTCCGATCAAAG TTGTATCTCAGCCTCAAGGAATCGCCAAACATAATATGTTATCAACATATACAAGTAGAGTGACGACATTACCATATT ggaaattgaagaagaattcATCTATGAATTCCAGAAATTCCTCCAAAAATGGAGACTCTGAACACATTGCCGCACAAACATTCCCTTTCCGTGAGTTAGCAACCGCTACTAGAAATTTTAGAGCAGACTGTCTTCTGGGTGAGGGAGGCTTTGGCAGAGTATACAAAGGGCATTTAGAATCTAGTAATCAG ACTGTTGCAATCAAGCAACTTGACCGAAATGGGCTACAAGGGAATAGAGAATTCCTTGTTGAAGTGTTGATGTTAAGTCTTCTTCACCACCCTAACCTTGTCAACCTGATTGGTTACTGTGCTGATGGTGATCAAAGGCTTCTAGTTTATGAATATATGCCATTAGGATCCTTGGAAGACCACTTACATG ATATTTCTCCTGGCAAGAAACGACTTGACTGGAGCACAAGAATGAAAATAGCTGCCGGGGCAGCAAAAGGGTTGGAATATCTACATGACAAAGCTAACCCTCCGGTCATATACCGAGATTTAAAGTGCTCTAACATTTTGCTTGGTGAAGGGTATCATCCTAAGCTatctgattttggtttggctAAAGTTGGTCCTGTGGGCGAAAACACTCATGTATCAACAAGGGTTATGGGAACCTATGGATATTGTGCTCCAGAGTATGCAATGACAGGTCAACTGACTCTGAAATCAGATGTTTATAGTTTTGGTGTAGTTCTTCTGGAAATAATTACGGGAAGGAAAGCTATCGACAATTCAAAATGTGCGGCAGAGCAGAATCTTGTTGCATGG GCTAGACCCCTGTTTAAAGATCGAAGAAAATTCACACAAATGGCTGATCCAATGCTCCAAGGTCAATATCCTTCAAGAGGGATATACCAAGCCCTTGCCGTTGCAGCAATGTGTGTTCAGGAACAGGCAAATATGCGTCCAGTTATAGCTGATGTGGTGACAGCTCTGAGTTACCTTGCTTCACAGAGATATGAGCCCAATACACAGACGGTTCAAAGCTCTCGCCTCGGTCCTGGTACTCCTCCTCGAACCAGGAGGGGAGTTTGA
- the LOC25484062 gene encoding probable serine/threonine-protein kinase PBL7 isoform X2 yields the protein MGWIPCSGGSNTKKKKIKKKKLEEVQDMRDAPIKGKLKKNSSMNSRNSSKNGDSEHIAAQTFPFRELATATRNFRADCLLGEGGFGRVYKGHLESSNQTVAIKQLDRNGLQGNREFLVEVLMLSLLHHPNLVNLIGYCADGDQRLLVYEYMPLGSLEDHLHDISPGKKRLDWSTRMKIAAGAAKGLEYLHDKANPPVIYRDLKCSNILLGEGYHPKLSDFGLAKVGPVGENTHVSTRVMGTYGYCAPEYAMTGQLTLKSDVYSFGVVLLEIITGRKAIDNSKCAAEQNLVAWARPLFKDRRKFTQMADPMLQGQYPSRGIYQALAVAAMCVQEQANMRPVIADVVTALSYLASQRYEPNTQTVQSSRLGPGTPPRTRRGV from the exons ATGGGTTGGATTCCATGTTCTGGAGGTTCTAATActaagaagaaaaagataaagaagaagaaattggaGGAAGTGCAGGATATGCGTGATGCTCCGATCAAAG ggaaattgaagaagaattcATCTATGAATTCCAGAAATTCCTCCAAAAATGGAGACTCTGAACACATTGCCGCACAAACATTCCCTTTCCGTGAGTTAGCAACCGCTACTAGAAATTTTAGAGCAGACTGTCTTCTGGGTGAGGGAGGCTTTGGCAGAGTATACAAAGGGCATTTAGAATCTAGTAATCAG ACTGTTGCAATCAAGCAACTTGACCGAAATGGGCTACAAGGGAATAGAGAATTCCTTGTTGAAGTGTTGATGTTAAGTCTTCTTCACCACCCTAACCTTGTCAACCTGATTGGTTACTGTGCTGATGGTGATCAAAGGCTTCTAGTTTATGAATATATGCCATTAGGATCCTTGGAAGACCACTTACATG ATATTTCTCCTGGCAAGAAACGACTTGACTGGAGCACAAGAATGAAAATAGCTGCCGGGGCAGCAAAAGGGTTGGAATATCTACATGACAAAGCTAACCCTCCGGTCATATACCGAGATTTAAAGTGCTCTAACATTTTGCTTGGTGAAGGGTATCATCCTAAGCTatctgattttggtttggctAAAGTTGGTCCTGTGGGCGAAAACACTCATGTATCAACAAGGGTTATGGGAACCTATGGATATTGTGCTCCAGAGTATGCAATGACAGGTCAACTGACTCTGAAATCAGATGTTTATAGTTTTGGTGTAGTTCTTCTGGAAATAATTACGGGAAGGAAAGCTATCGACAATTCAAAATGTGCGGCAGAGCAGAATCTTGTTGCATGG GCTAGACCCCTGTTTAAAGATCGAAGAAAATTCACACAAATGGCTGATCCAATGCTCCAAGGTCAATATCCTTCAAGAGGGATATACCAAGCCCTTGCCGTTGCAGCAATGTGTGTTCAGGAACAGGCAAATATGCGTCCAGTTATAGCTGATGTGGTGACAGCTCTGAGTTACCTTGCTTCACAGAGATATGAGCCCAATACACAGACGGTTCAAAGCTCTCGCCTCGGTCCTGGTACTCCTCCTCGAACCAGGAGGGGAGTTTGA
- the LOC25484062 gene encoding probable serine/threonine-protein kinase PBL7 isoform X3: MLRSKPQGIAKHNMLSTYTSRVTTLPYWKLKKNSSMNSRNSSKNGDSEHIAAQTFPFRELATATRNFRADCLLGEGGFGRVYKGHLESSNQTVAIKQLDRNGLQGNREFLVEVLMLSLLHHPNLVNLIGYCADGDQRLLVYEYMPLGSLEDHLHDISPGKKRLDWSTRMKIAAGAAKGLEYLHDKANPPVIYRDLKCSNILLGEGYHPKLSDFGLAKVGPVGENTHVSTRVMGTYGYCAPEYAMTGQLTLKSDVYSFGVVLLEIITGRKAIDNSKCAAEQNLVAWARPLFKDRRKFTQMADPMLQGQYPSRGIYQALAVAAMCVQEQANMRPVIADVVTALSYLASQRYEPNTQTVQSSRLGPGTPPRTRRGV; encoded by the exons ATGCTCCGATCAAAG CCTCAAGGAATCGCCAAACATAATATGTTATCAACATATACAAGTAGAGTGACGACATTACCATATT ggaaattgaagaagaattcATCTATGAATTCCAGAAATTCCTCCAAAAATGGAGACTCTGAACACATTGCCGCACAAACATTCCCTTTCCGTGAGTTAGCAACCGCTACTAGAAATTTTAGAGCAGACTGTCTTCTGGGTGAGGGAGGCTTTGGCAGAGTATACAAAGGGCATTTAGAATCTAGTAATCAG ACTGTTGCAATCAAGCAACTTGACCGAAATGGGCTACAAGGGAATAGAGAATTCCTTGTTGAAGTGTTGATGTTAAGTCTTCTTCACCACCCTAACCTTGTCAACCTGATTGGTTACTGTGCTGATGGTGATCAAAGGCTTCTAGTTTATGAATATATGCCATTAGGATCCTTGGAAGACCACTTACATG ATATTTCTCCTGGCAAGAAACGACTTGACTGGAGCACAAGAATGAAAATAGCTGCCGGGGCAGCAAAAGGGTTGGAATATCTACATGACAAAGCTAACCCTCCGGTCATATACCGAGATTTAAAGTGCTCTAACATTTTGCTTGGTGAAGGGTATCATCCTAAGCTatctgattttggtttggctAAAGTTGGTCCTGTGGGCGAAAACACTCATGTATCAACAAGGGTTATGGGAACCTATGGATATTGTGCTCCAGAGTATGCAATGACAGGTCAACTGACTCTGAAATCAGATGTTTATAGTTTTGGTGTAGTTCTTCTGGAAATAATTACGGGAAGGAAAGCTATCGACAATTCAAAATGTGCGGCAGAGCAGAATCTTGTTGCATGG GCTAGACCCCTGTTTAAAGATCGAAGAAAATTCACACAAATGGCTGATCCAATGCTCCAAGGTCAATATCCTTCAAGAGGGATATACCAAGCCCTTGCCGTTGCAGCAATGTGTGTTCAGGAACAGGCAAATATGCGTCCAGTTATAGCTGATGTGGTGACAGCTCTGAGTTACCTTGCTTCACAGAGATATGAGCCCAATACACAGACGGTTCAAAGCTCTCGCCTCGGTCCTGGTACTCCTCCTCGAACCAGGAGGGGAGTTTGA
- the LOC25484063 gene encoding ecotropic viral integration site 5 protein homolog isoform X1, whose protein sequence is MAESTFNFLHNFESYRDSYGFTLRPQFAQRYREYSLIYKEEEDERSDKWRSFIEQVDKSSQTSSSENEHKETLKAESSEVKEEGSPHRVSNGDDSSSKVSSESPKVEETNADIISEANDSSKRNSTEVNEIVEETIPNRVNKEGDSSRSTSSEETEIKEVTNPGRATEGDDSSNRKSFSDCSTANNSAKELHHSEERKTRKVQRWSKIRPSLSAIEEILSSRVKKGKNLKVEKINGSRDHLPSIEESEPVEGAPKEDIQREVCTNETLDGGNSPREENDLTNQILPELFSPWKELEFLVQGGVPKDLRGEVWQAFVGVNTRRVESYYDDLLAQETNSCEGQEQDVLSAAEGKCRKQIEKDIPRTFPGHPALDENGRNSLRRLLLAYARHNPSVGYCQAMNFFAGLLLLLMPEENAFWTFVRIIDDYFEGYYTEEMIESQVDQLVFEELMRERFPKLVNHLDYLGVQVAWISAPWFLSIFMNMIPWESVIRVWDVLLFEGNRVMLFRTALALMELYGPALVTTTDAGDAITLLQSLAGSTFDSSQLVLTACMGYLAVTEARLQELRKKHRPSVLDIIEERSKKGRVFKDSKGLASKLYSFKHDPGSLVEEKKPNDNGDMVADKNVQLDLESHSSNIDELLNSLNIDAKVDSLPDAHEQVVWLKVELCRLLEEKRSAILRAEELETALMEKVKEDNRLQLSARIEQLEQEVAVLQQALTDKKEQEAAMLQVLIRLEQDQKVTEDARRRAEQDLAAQKLEVHMLQEKYEKAMVSIAEMQKRVKMAESMLEATLQYESGQSKALSSPRAGRVENPPRKGLLSFGLGWRDRYRGKPNTEESSESPRDNATPRKESNKEEQDK, encoded by the exons ATGGCGGAATCCACTTTCAATTTCCTCCACAATTTCGAATCATACAG GGATTCTTATGGATTTACATTAAGGCCTCAATTCGCACAAAGATATAGAGAGTATTCCTTAATCTACAAG gaagaggaagatgaaagATCAGATAAATGGAGAAGTTTCATTGAACAGGTAGACAAATCCTCTCAAACAAGTTCTTCTGAGAACGAACATAAAGAAACATTGAAAGCTGAAAGTAGCGAGGTAAAAGAAGAGGGATCTCCTCATAGGGTAAGTAACGGGGATGATTCAAGTAGCAAGGTTTCTTCCGAAAGTCCAAAGGTAGAAGAGACAAATGCAGACATAATTAGTGAAGCAAATGATTCAAGTAAGAGGAATTCTACTGAAGTTAATGAGATAGTAGAAGAGACAATTCCAAATAGAGTTAACAAAGAAGGTGACTCAAGTAGAAGTACTTCTTCTGAAGAAACCGAGATAAAAGAAGTTACTAATCCTGGGAGGGCCACTGAAGGGGATGATTCAAGTAACAGAAAATCTTTTTCTGATTGTTCTACAGCAAATAATTCTGCAAAGGAACTACACCATTCGGAAGAAAGAAAGACCCGTAAGGTTCAACGCTGGTCTAAAATTAGACCATCTCTTAGTGCCATTGAAGAAATATTGAGCTCTCGTGTCAAGAAAGGAAAGAATCTGAAAGTTGAGAAGATAAACGGTAGTCGTGACCACCTTCCATCTATAGAAGAATCAGAACCTGTAGAAGGGGCTCCTAAGGAAGATATTCAGAGAGAGGTCTGCACTAATGAGACACTAGATGGTGGTAACAGCCCAAGGGAAGAAAATGATTTAACGAATCAAATCTTGCCAGAACTTTTTTCTCCGTGGAAGGAACTGGAGTTTCTTGTTCAGGGAGGAGTCCCAAAGGATCTTAGAGGAGAG GTATGGCAAGCCTTTGTAGGTGTGAACACACGACGGGTGGAGAGTTATTATGATGATCTGTTAGCTCAAGAAACTAACAGTTGTGAAGGCCAGGAGCAAGATGTTCTATCTGCTGCAGAAGGGAAATGCAGAAAGCAGATTGAGAAG GACATACCGCGAACTTTCCCAGGTCACCCTGCTTTGGACGAAAACGGCAGAAATTCCTTGAGGCGTTTACTACTAGCATATGCTCGACATAACCCCTCTGTTGGGTACTGTCAG GCAATGAATTTCTTTGCTGGTTTATTGTTGCTTCTTATGCCAGAAGAAAATGCCTTTTG GACATTCGTTAGaattattgatgattattttGAAGGCTACTATACGGAAGAAATGATAGAATCCCAG GTGGACCAGCtcgtttttgaggaattgatgCGTGAAAGATTTCCTAAACTTG TTAATCATCTAGATTACTTGGGAGTGCAGGTGGCATGGATATCTGCGCCGTGGTTTCTATCAATCTTTATGAACATGATTCCATGGGAAAgtg TTATTCGAGTTTGGGATGTTCTGCTATTTGAAGGGAACCGTGTTATGCTATTTCGAACAGCGCTGGCTCTAATGGAATTATATG GTCCTGCATTAGTTACTACAACAGATGCAGGTGATGCAATTACTCTATTGCAATCACTTGCTGGCTCAACATTTGATAGCAGCCAGCTTGTCCTTACTGCTTGTATGGGTTACCTAGCTGTGACTGAGGCAAGATTGCAGGAACTGAGGAAAAAACACCGACCGTCTGTTTTAGATATTATAGAAGAAAGGTCAAAGAAAGGACGAGTTTTTAAAGATTCCAAAGGGCTTGCATCTAAGTTGTATAGTTTCAAGCATGACCCAGGGTCACtggtagaagaaaaaaaacctaatgACAATGGTGATATGGTAGCTGATAAGAATGTGCAGTTGGACTTGGAGTCACATTCATCTAACATAGATGAATTGCTCAATAGCCTCAATATTGATGCCAAAGTGGACTCCCTACCAGATGCCCATGAACAG GTGGTTTGGTTGAAGGTTGAGCTATGCAGATTGCTGGAGGAGAAAAGATCTGCCATACTCAG AGCCGAGGAACTAGAAACAGCTCTAATGGAAAAGGTGAAGGAAGATAATCGTCTGCAGTTGAGTGCAAGG ATTGAGCAGTTGGAGCAGGAGGTAGCTGTGTTACAACAAGCCCTTACCGATAAGAAGGAACAAGAAGCTGCCATGCTGCAG GTCCTAATCCGGCTAGAGCAGGACCAAAAAGTTACTGAAGATGCCCGCAGAAGAGCAGAGCAAGACCTTGCAGCTCAGAAATTGGAAGTTCACATGCTCCAG GAAAAGTATGAGAAGGCCATGGTATCAATTGCTGAGATGCAGAAGCGAGTTAAAATGGCAGAAAGTATGTTGGAGGCTACCCTTCAGTATGAATCTGGTCAATCTAAAGCACTATCTTCTCCAAG GGCTGGTCGTGTTGAAAATCCTCCACGCAAGGGTCTTCTAAGTTTTGGACTTGGTTGGCGTGATAGATACAGG GGAAAACCTAACACCGAGGAATCTAGCGAGAGTCCGCGTGACAATGCCACTCCAAGAAAAGAATCCAATAAGGAAGAACAGGATAAATAG
- the LOC25484063 gene encoding ecotropic viral integration site 5 protein homolog isoform X2, whose translation MLLSLLSKRTLEVDSRDSYGFTLRPQFAQRYREYSLIYKEEEDERSDKWRSFIEQVDKSSQTSSSENEHKETLKAESSEVKEEGSPHRVSNGDDSSSKVSSESPKVEETNADIISEANDSSKRNSTEVNEIVEETIPNRVNKEGDSSRSTSSEETEIKEVTNPGRATEGDDSSNRKSFSDCSTANNSAKELHHSEERKTRKVQRWSKIRPSLSAIEEILSSRVKKGKNLKVEKINGSRDHLPSIEESEPVEGAPKEDIQREVCTNETLDGGNSPREENDLTNQILPELFSPWKELEFLVQGGVPKDLRGEVWQAFVGVNTRRVESYYDDLLAQETNSCEGQEQDVLSAAEGKCRKQIEKDIPRTFPGHPALDENGRNSLRRLLLAYARHNPSVGYCQAMNFFAGLLLLLMPEENAFWTFVRIIDDYFEGYYTEEMIESQVDQLVFEELMRERFPKLVNHLDYLGVQVAWISAPWFLSIFMNMIPWESVIRVWDVLLFEGNRVMLFRTALALMELYGPALVTTTDAGDAITLLQSLAGSTFDSSQLVLTACMGYLAVTEARLQELRKKHRPSVLDIIEERSKKGRVFKDSKGLASKLYSFKHDPGSLVEEKKPNDNGDMVADKNVQLDLESHSSNIDELLNSLNIDAKVDSLPDAHEQVVWLKVELCRLLEEKRSAILRAEELETALMEKVKEDNRLQLSARIEQLEQEVAVLQQALTDKKEQEAAMLQVLIRLEQDQKVTEDARRRAEQDLAAQKLEVHMLQEKYEKAMVSIAEMQKRVKMAESMLEATLQYESGQSKALSSPRAGRVENPPRKGLLSFGLGWRDRYRGKPNTEESSESPRDNATPRKESNKEEQDK comes from the exons ATGTTGTTGTCCTTGTTAAGTAAGCGTACGTTGGAGGTTGATTCCAG GGATTCTTATGGATTTACATTAAGGCCTCAATTCGCACAAAGATATAGAGAGTATTCCTTAATCTACAAG gaagaggaagatgaaagATCAGATAAATGGAGAAGTTTCATTGAACAGGTAGACAAATCCTCTCAAACAAGTTCTTCTGAGAACGAACATAAAGAAACATTGAAAGCTGAAAGTAGCGAGGTAAAAGAAGAGGGATCTCCTCATAGGGTAAGTAACGGGGATGATTCAAGTAGCAAGGTTTCTTCCGAAAGTCCAAAGGTAGAAGAGACAAATGCAGACATAATTAGTGAAGCAAATGATTCAAGTAAGAGGAATTCTACTGAAGTTAATGAGATAGTAGAAGAGACAATTCCAAATAGAGTTAACAAAGAAGGTGACTCAAGTAGAAGTACTTCTTCTGAAGAAACCGAGATAAAAGAAGTTACTAATCCTGGGAGGGCCACTGAAGGGGATGATTCAAGTAACAGAAAATCTTTTTCTGATTGTTCTACAGCAAATAATTCTGCAAAGGAACTACACCATTCGGAAGAAAGAAAGACCCGTAAGGTTCAACGCTGGTCTAAAATTAGACCATCTCTTAGTGCCATTGAAGAAATATTGAGCTCTCGTGTCAAGAAAGGAAAGAATCTGAAAGTTGAGAAGATAAACGGTAGTCGTGACCACCTTCCATCTATAGAAGAATCAGAACCTGTAGAAGGGGCTCCTAAGGAAGATATTCAGAGAGAGGTCTGCACTAATGAGACACTAGATGGTGGTAACAGCCCAAGGGAAGAAAATGATTTAACGAATCAAATCTTGCCAGAACTTTTTTCTCCGTGGAAGGAACTGGAGTTTCTTGTTCAGGGAGGAGTCCCAAAGGATCTTAGAGGAGAG GTATGGCAAGCCTTTGTAGGTGTGAACACACGACGGGTGGAGAGTTATTATGATGATCTGTTAGCTCAAGAAACTAACAGTTGTGAAGGCCAGGAGCAAGATGTTCTATCTGCTGCAGAAGGGAAATGCAGAAAGCAGATTGAGAAG GACATACCGCGAACTTTCCCAGGTCACCCTGCTTTGGACGAAAACGGCAGAAATTCCTTGAGGCGTTTACTACTAGCATATGCTCGACATAACCCCTCTGTTGGGTACTGTCAG GCAATGAATTTCTTTGCTGGTTTATTGTTGCTTCTTATGCCAGAAGAAAATGCCTTTTG GACATTCGTTAGaattattgatgattattttGAAGGCTACTATACGGAAGAAATGATAGAATCCCAG GTGGACCAGCtcgtttttgaggaattgatgCGTGAAAGATTTCCTAAACTTG TTAATCATCTAGATTACTTGGGAGTGCAGGTGGCATGGATATCTGCGCCGTGGTTTCTATCAATCTTTATGAACATGATTCCATGGGAAAgtg TTATTCGAGTTTGGGATGTTCTGCTATTTGAAGGGAACCGTGTTATGCTATTTCGAACAGCGCTGGCTCTAATGGAATTATATG GTCCTGCATTAGTTACTACAACAGATGCAGGTGATGCAATTACTCTATTGCAATCACTTGCTGGCTCAACATTTGATAGCAGCCAGCTTGTCCTTACTGCTTGTATGGGTTACCTAGCTGTGACTGAGGCAAGATTGCAGGAACTGAGGAAAAAACACCGACCGTCTGTTTTAGATATTATAGAAGAAAGGTCAAAGAAAGGACGAGTTTTTAAAGATTCCAAAGGGCTTGCATCTAAGTTGTATAGTTTCAAGCATGACCCAGGGTCACtggtagaagaaaaaaaacctaatgACAATGGTGATATGGTAGCTGATAAGAATGTGCAGTTGGACTTGGAGTCACATTCATCTAACATAGATGAATTGCTCAATAGCCTCAATATTGATGCCAAAGTGGACTCCCTACCAGATGCCCATGAACAG GTGGTTTGGTTGAAGGTTGAGCTATGCAGATTGCTGGAGGAGAAAAGATCTGCCATACTCAG AGCCGAGGAACTAGAAACAGCTCTAATGGAAAAGGTGAAGGAAGATAATCGTCTGCAGTTGAGTGCAAGG ATTGAGCAGTTGGAGCAGGAGGTAGCTGTGTTACAACAAGCCCTTACCGATAAGAAGGAACAAGAAGCTGCCATGCTGCAG GTCCTAATCCGGCTAGAGCAGGACCAAAAAGTTACTGAAGATGCCCGCAGAAGAGCAGAGCAAGACCTTGCAGCTCAGAAATTGGAAGTTCACATGCTCCAG GAAAAGTATGAGAAGGCCATGGTATCAATTGCTGAGATGCAGAAGCGAGTTAAAATGGCAGAAAGTATGTTGGAGGCTACCCTTCAGTATGAATCTGGTCAATCTAAAGCACTATCTTCTCCAAG GGCTGGTCGTGTTGAAAATCCTCCACGCAAGGGTCTTCTAAGTTTTGGACTTGGTTGGCGTGATAGATACAGG GGAAAACCTAACACCGAGGAATCTAGCGAGAGTCCGCGTGACAATGCCACTCCAAGAAAAGAATCCAATAAGGAAGAACAGGATAAATAG